One Caldivirga sp. genomic region harbors:
- a CDS encoding DoxX family membrane protein produces MNELQLLLGTSQGLVVSSIAALVLRVFVGVNFMVHGSPKLFGPGRRDMRTGMSQLLGIPGILFDLTGLLEFIGGLALLLGLLTRIATLLLAIYNHHT; encoded by the coding sequence ATGAATGAACTACAGTTACTCCTGGGAACCAGCCAGGGACTGGTGGTAAGCAGCATAGCGGCACTGGTGCTTAGGGTGTTCGTTGGAGTGAACTTCATGGTTCATGGATCACCTAAACTCTTTGGACCAGGAAGAAGGGACATGAGAACAGGCATGAGTCAACTACTAGGCATACCGGGTATACTCTTTGACTTAACCGGTTTATTAGAGTTCATAGGTGGTTTAGCATTACTGCTTGGATTATTGACGAGAATTGCCACATTGTT